In the genome of Acidimicrobiales bacterium, one region contains:
- a CDS encoding diaminobutyrate--2-oxoglutarate transaminase family protein, producing MQVPALTRQRHRESAARTYSRRIPIELVSAKGVYVRDSHGNEYLDCLAGAGALPLGHGHPAIVAAIEAALRDELPLTTLDLTTPTRDAFIEELFTVLPPSLQDGRIQFCGPSGADAVEAALKLTKTATGRTGMVAFGGGYHGMTAGGLALTGVVGPKRPLGPLLPDVHHLPFPAGYRCPFGTTSLEESAVLCARAVEWALHDDHSGIAPPAAVVVEPVQGEGGVHPAPPSFGRAVRAASRAAGTLLVADEVQTGLGRTGELWASVPAGLEPDVLVLSKAVGGGLPLAVIVYRRELDVWEPGAHAGTFRGNQLAMATGTATIRCVVGEGLVEHAAVVGDRLVEGLRTVSAGCPWVGDVRGRGLMVGVELVDPARLGRTGVPEPDGAVASFLQRAMLDRGVIVEVGGRSDAVVRFLPPLVIGPEEVDRVIDAFAAALAVIPAGGPA from the coding sequence GTGCAGGTTCCCGCTCTGACCCGCCAACGTCATCGTGAGTCCGCGGCTCGCACCTACTCCCGGCGCATCCCGATCGAGCTGGTCTCGGCCAAGGGCGTCTACGTCCGGGACAGCCACGGCAACGAGTACCTCGACTGCCTGGCCGGGGCGGGCGCGCTGCCGCTGGGCCACGGTCATCCGGCGATCGTCGCCGCCATCGAGGCGGCGCTGCGCGACGAGCTGCCGCTCACCACCCTCGACCTGACGACCCCCACCCGGGACGCCTTCATCGAGGAGCTGTTCACGGTGCTCCCACCGTCGCTCCAGGACGGGCGCATCCAGTTCTGCGGGCCCAGCGGGGCCGACGCCGTGGAGGCCGCGCTCAAGCTGACCAAGACCGCCACCGGGCGCACCGGCATGGTGGCCTTCGGGGGCGGCTACCACGGCATGACGGCCGGCGGGCTGGCGCTCACCGGCGTCGTCGGCCCCAAGCGCCCCCTCGGCCCGCTGCTGCCCGATGTCCACCACCTGCCCTTTCCCGCCGGGTACCGGTGCCCGTTCGGCACGACGTCGCTGGAGGAGAGCGCGGTGCTGTGCGCCCGGGCCGTCGAGTGGGCGCTGCACGACGACCACAGCGGCATCGCCCCGCCCGCCGCCGTGGTGGTGGAGCCGGTGCAGGGCGAGGGTGGTGTCCACCCGGCGCCGCCGTCGTTCGGCCGGGCGGTGCGGGCGGCCTCCCGGGCGGCGGGGACGCTGCTGGTGGCCGACGAGGTGCAGACCGGGCTGGGGCGCACCGGCGAGCTGTGGGCGTCAGTGCCGGCGGGCCTGGAGCCCGACGTGCTGGTGCTGTCGAAGGCCGTCGGGGGCGGGCTGCCGCTCGCCGTGATCGTGTACCGGCGGGAGCTCGACGTGTGGGAGCCCGGTGCCCACGCCGGCACCTTCCGGGGCAACCAGCTGGCGATGGCGACGGGCACGGCGACGATCCGCTGCGTCGTGGGCGAGGGGCTGGTGGAGCACGCCGCGGTCGTGGGCGACCGGCTGGTCGAGGGCCTGCGGACGGTGTCGGCCGGCTGCCCCTGGGTGGGTGACGTGCGGGGCCGGGGGCTGATGGTGGGCGTCGAGCTGGTCGACCCGGCGCGGCTGGGACGCACGGGCGTCCCCGAGCCCGACGGTGCCGTGGCGTCGTTCCTGCAGCGGGCGATGCTCGACCGGGGCGTGATCGTCGAGGTGGGCGGCCGCTCCGACGCGGTCGTGCGCTTCCTGCCACCGCTCGTCATCGGACCGGAGGAGGTCGACCGGGTGATCGACGCCTTCGCCGCCGCGCTGGCGGTGATCCCCGCCGGAGGCCCCGCTTGA
- a CDS encoding pyridoxal-dependent decarboxylase translates to MNAELFYGTPGRLREVVAPVVDALDCWVLQPERGPAPDVSPEALAKLVGAIDVCPDDPVPFDEVLADVGERVLAHGVRPFDPRCVAHLHTTTLLTAAATELAIGVTNQSLDSYDQAPAATLLEDHLVRWTAGLLGLPAGASGVLTAGGTASNLLGLLLARGDVTTDGLPAEARTWRIVASEAAHFSVQRAAAVLGLGHRAVVPVATDGSGRIDVAALDQALADLDRQGLRCIALVGTAGTTDLGAIDPLPALAERAAHRGAWFHVDAAVGAAFAFSDRLRPWLDGIASADSVTADLHKLCWQPIGASLLLARDGRRLDLVRHPSDYLDRADDEDDADDGSGPLNLVGRSLDTSRRFDALKVVVSLRSTGRRRMGAMVEHLVDLAAATAEVVAATPDLELLAPVSSVTVLFRWRPPGSDDGDALDAANTAIQRALFAQGRAVLGRTRHRGRVALKLTLVNPTTTLDDLVPLLTLVREAGHG, encoded by the coding sequence TTGAACGCAGAGTTGTTCTACGGCACCCCGGGTCGGTTGCGCGAGGTGGTGGCACCCGTGGTCGACGCGCTCGACTGCTGGGTGCTGCAGCCCGAACGGGGGCCGGCGCCGGACGTCTCGCCCGAGGCGCTGGCGAAGCTGGTGGGGGCGATCGACGTGTGCCCGGACGACCCGGTGCCGTTCGACGAGGTGCTGGCCGACGTGGGCGAACGGGTGCTGGCCCACGGGGTGCGGCCGTTCGACCCCCGCTGCGTCGCCCACCTGCACACGACCACGCTGCTGACGGCGGCCGCCACGGAGCTGGCGATCGGTGTGACCAACCAGTCGCTCGACTCCTACGACCAGGCACCGGCGGCCACCCTGCTGGAGGACCACCTGGTGCGGTGGACGGCGGGGCTGCTGGGGCTGCCGGCCGGGGCGTCGGGCGTGCTGACCGCCGGGGGCACGGCGTCGAACCTGCTGGGGCTCCTGCTGGCGCGGGGCGACGTGACCACCGACGGTCTCCCCGCCGAAGCCCGCACCTGGCGGATCGTCGCGTCGGAGGCGGCCCACTTCTCGGTGCAGCGAGCCGCGGCGGTGTTGGGGCTGGGGCACCGGGCGGTCGTGCCGGTGGCGACCGACGGCAGCGGGCGGATCGACGTCGCCGCCCTCGACCAGGCGCTGGCCGACCTCGACCGCCAGGGCCTCCGCTGCATCGCCCTGGTGGGCACCGCCGGCACGACCGACCTCGGGGCGATCGACCCCCTGCCCGCCCTCGCCGAGCGGGCCGCCCACCGGGGCGCCTGGTTCCACGTCGACGCCGCCGTCGGTGCCGCCTTCGCCTTCAGCGACCGCCTGCGGCCGTGGCTCGACGGCATCGCCTCGGCCGACTCGGTCACCGCCGACCTCCACAAGCTGTGCTGGCAGCCGATCGGCGCCTCGCTGCTGCTGGCGCGCGACGGCCGGCGCCTCGACCTCGTCCGCCACCCCAGCGACTACCTCGACCGCGCCGACGACGAGGACGACGCGGACGACGGCAGCGGCCCGCTGAACCTCGTCGGCCGCTCGCTCGACACGTCCCGCCGCTTCGACGCCCTCAAGGTGGTGGTGTCGCTGCGGTCGACCGGGCGGCGCCGGATGGGAGCGATGGTCGAGCACCTGGTCGACCTGGCCGCGGCCACGGCCGAGGTCGTCGCGGCCACGCCCGACCTGGAGCTGCTGGCGCCCGTGTCGTCGGTGACCGTGCTGTTCCGCTGGCGGCCACCGGGGAGCGACGACGGCGACGCCCTCGACGCCGCCAACACCGCCATCCAGCGGGCCCTGTTCGCCCAGGGCCGGGCGGTGTTGGGCCGCACCCGCCACCGGGGCCGGGTCGCCCTCAAGCTGACGCTGGTCAACCCGACGACCACGCTCGACGACCTCGTCCCGCTCCTCACCCTCGTCCGGGAGGCCGGCCATGGCTGA